A single window of Leishmania panamensis strain MHOM/PA/94/PSC-1 chromosome 35 sequence DNA harbors:
- a CDS encoding hypothetical protein (TriTrypDB/GeneDB-style sysID: LpmP.35.2110), translating to MSSRSPHRGRGSARSGTFLSVGMSSSSPLSPHASSSSLSRHAHHTRLIASLAGSTAGPTAPMIGTAELCTTGASPSPIDVSRPSTSVEGMSSLTALTASSRQSPTWIPTRLTSSYCVLSAAGLQEDFYTSCLSWGTNQMALALQEDLVLFHPSHPRQASSTARISNPPAPGEVGNSIGTTSSGAFSGPRRATAVAMTRCRETSCFLGMSNGAVEMYEGRGDGTLHCTVAFAMPPPPTDYLSSLVLGRGDCGGVTSATSSASRAARALDLLSSSVSSISCVGTSSRHPWLGSATTAARGLITLDARQVQPAIRFGMDAELSQDERAPRTSPLSAPASSAVSGEPSKLQRAATFLRQHDRLCSVSWNATGSLVATGSGSGIVKVWSLSAPQRPLHTFIVDQDCSVKALCFHPGSPYVLLVGASAGAAGLRTYDLSGAEPILTSAGATAAPVTQALYDPEGHYAVTGAGVPLLPAPLSLSPPAYPALAAHAELGAASGGDGSGFHEYGTGWHRSPSTRLSVANSSSVIGASGGSSLWHGSWNETEVLAASPSATLDPTAGFAGTTASANSSSSAVAHSAPPNALVVWRCGIRRRENYLREALLQRRNSRGDSKGGRDDFIRHSDDADDDCGTEDEDVSDVESDDITQVDRRVRDDLWDSTAITGRGHSNAIGYPRSEWMPMYALPGHRARPLLICAPFPQSPFAGCYASIAGGEDGTIRFWRFFETTSDATHLQHRRQAQQQSATTQEDMDLLATPVLR from the coding sequence ATGTCCTCTAGGAGCCCGCATCGTGGACGAGGCTCTGCAAGAAGTGGCACCTTCCTGTCTGTGGGCATgtcatcctcgtcgccaTTGAGTCCCCacgcatcgtcgtcgtcgctctcACGGCATGCGCATCACACGCGGCTCATCGCCTCACTCGCAGGTTCCACCGCCGGTCCGACGGCGCCGATGATTGGGACAGCGGAGCTGTGCACCACCGGTGCATCTCCGTCACCCATAGACGTTTCGCGCCCATCCACATCCGTAGAGGGAATGTCGTCTCTTACTGCGCTCACCGCGAGCTCTCGCCAAAGCCCAACTTGGATCCCAACTCGCCTCACGTCATCCTACTGTGTATTGAGTGCGGCCGGGCTGCAGGAGGACTTCTACACAAGCTGTCTGTCCTGGGGGACCAATCAGATGGCGCTGGCACTGCAGGAGGATCTCGTGCTGTTTCATCCGAGCCACCCACGGCAGGCGTCGTCGACAGCACGCATCTCGAACCCCCCTGCACCCGGGGAAGTTGGCAACAGTATCGGCACAACATCCTCTGGCGCCTTCTCGGGTCCGCGACGGGCGACGGCGGTTGCGATGACCCGCTGCCGGGAGACGTCCTGTTTCCTGGGCATGTCAAACGGTGCCGTGGAGATGTATGAGGGACGCGGGGATGGCACATTGCACTGCACTGTTGCCTTCGCcatgccaccgccgccgacggaCTACCTGAGCTCGCTCGTACTCGGCCGTGGCGATTGTGGTGGTGTTACCTCAGCAACCTCATCAGCTTCTCGCGCGGCACGTGCGCTTGATCTTCTCAGCTCTTCTGTTTCGTCCATCAGCTGCGTGGGCACCAGCAGTCGCCATCCTTGGCTGGGgtctgccaccactgctgcccgcGGATTGATCACCCTTGATGCAAGGCAGGTGCAGCCTGCCATTCGCTTTGGCATGGACGCCGAGCTTAGCCAAGACGAGCGCGCACCGAGAACATCCCCATTGTCTGCACCTGCCTCGTCGGCTGTTAGTGGCGAGCCCAgcaagctgcagcgcgccgccacaTTTCTACGGCAGCACGATCGACTGTGCAGCGTGTCGTGGAACGCGACGGGCTCGCTGGTAGCGACTGGCAGTGGAAGTGGCATTGTAAAGGTGTGGTCCCTGagcgcaccgcagcgcccCTTGCATACCTTTATCGTCGATCAGGACTGCTCTGTGAAGGCCCTGTGTTTCCACCCTGGAAGTCCCTATGTGCTGCTAGTGGGGGCCTCCGCTGGCGCGGCGGGGCTGCGCACGTACGACTTGTCCGGCGCCGAGCCCATTTTGACCTCCGCTGGCGCCACGGCAGCTCCTGTAACACAGGCGTTGTACGATCCCGAGGGCCACTACGCAGTGACCGGGGCTGGCGTTCCTTTGTTGCCCGCTCCGCTCTCGTTATCACCACCGGCCTACCCAGCGCTGGCCGCTCACGCAGAGCTTGGTGCGGCTAGCGGAGGTGATGGCAGCGGCTTTCATGAGTACGGCACTGGTTGGCACCGTTCCCCATCAACTCGCCTCAGCGTagccaacagcagcagtgtcaTTGGTGCATCTGGCGGCTCCTCTCTCTGGCACGGCTCGTGGAACGAGACGGAGGTGTTAGCCGCTTCTCCGAGCGCGACTCTTGACCCGACCGCTGGGTTTGCTGGCACCACTGCCAGTGCAAACAGCAGTAGCTCAGCGGTAGCGCACAGCGCTCCACCAAATGCGCTTGtggtgtggcgctgcggtaTCAGGCGCCGCGAGAATTACCTCCGAGAGgctcttctccagcgccgcaACTCGCGAGGCGACAGCAAAGGTGGCCGAGACGACTTTATTCGGCACAGTGACGACGCGGATGATGACTGCGGTACCGAGGATGAAGACGTAAGCGACGTCGAGAGTGATGACATTACCCAAGTGGACCGTCGCGTCCGAGATGATTTGTGGGATTCTACCGCTATCACCGGCCGCGGGCACAGCAACGCTATCGGTTATCCGAGGTCGGAGTGGATGCCAATGTACGCCCTCCCTGGTCATCGTGCGCGGCCGCTGCTTATCTGCGCCCCCTTCCCGCAGTCGCCGTTTGCCGGCTGCTACGCGTCCATTGCAGGCGGCGAGGATGGCACGATCCGTTTTTGGCGATTCTTCGAGACCACGTCGGATGCCACGCActtgcagcaccgtcgccaaGCCCAGCAGCAGTCAGCGACGACCCAGGAGGACATGGATTTGCTCGCCACCCCAGTGCTGCGgtga